In the genome of Aspergillus luchuensis IFO 4308 DNA, chromosome 2, nearly complete sequence, one region contains:
- a CDS encoding uncharacterized protein (COG:S;~EggNog:ENOG410PSBH), whose translation MAEQFTSLVNTFGGLSFADGTSNRSNPTQDLLKTIRALVTSCQSTSANTAHVGTVIEGTQTPSGEYVARLSTLRREAVALAKTTKRLSDATENYIMAYLTSLASPWTLEQKMLSHFSDEVKRIAGNVLDDETTNESSVMRRILEECYAQALCDSGTLHPNKYFKSLEETSFEEPYDPDFESGEYYEHENRLAIDDSYAEAYRVQCERKAERKEQQREEWIGFWVRALSKCPDEPTTLFYPPASRLPNCHLAEVPRYLFRAFDEESSGRSDHHVVASAESISAELERSRTDLLSRPPGESTRMLYNHLKWFKSKDADNLMSWSGSLLYVIQYAIWRCNKWCRDPAEVYICIVDTRKFPRGQFARDKSLLRVYRDAPEVDPSMRSFFDFRLRKNPDYDNGEYLSQGVLHHAGRSSVVSLEQLIQAGLYDLYPEFADASERDLWAKRVEFLRSAWSKEHMTTRLDIQHAVNMARECFNGFNALDIALVLLTLKERKLLLIATMGPESRKIYRDLGPDEVQRYTDIMKNMMAKGRGIPIALFAFATDRQLEEIFECS comes from the coding sequence ATGGCTGAACAGTTCACCAGCCTTGTTAATACATTCGGAGGACTGAGCTTTGCCGATGGAACTTCAAACCGCTCAAATCCGACTCAAGATCTCCTGAAGACGATTAGGGCCCTGGTAACATCGTGCCAATCCACCTCAGCGAACACAGCACATGTCGGAACCGTGATCGAAGGCACACAGACCCCTAGCGGCGAGTACGTTGCAAGATTAAGCACCCTGAGAAGAGAAGCCGTTGCCCTTGCGAAGACCACGAAGAGGCTCAGCGATGCCACTGAAAACTACATCATGGCATACCTCACATCGCTTGCTAGCCCATGGACACTGGAGCAGAAAATGCTATCGCATTTTAGTGATGAAGTGAAGAGGATCGCTGGCAATGTACTTGACGATGAAACTACCAACGAGAGCAGTGTCATGCGAAGAATATTGGAGGAGTGCTATGCTCAGGCACTTTGTGATTCCGGGACTCTGCACCCTAATAAGTACTTTAAATCCCTGGAAGAAACCAGCTTTGAAGAGCCGTATGACCCTGACTTCGAAAGCGGGGAATACTATGAGCATGAAAATCGACTTGCTATCGACGATAGCTATGCTGAGGCCTATCGCGTGCAATGCGAGCGTAAAGCTGAGAGGAAGGAGCAGCAAAGGGAAGAGTGGATCGGCTTTTGGGTTCGCGCATTGAGTAAATGTCCTGATGAGCCCACCACGCTATTTTATCCGCCAGCGAGTCGTCTCCCCAATTGCCATCTTGCAGAAGTTCCGCGATACTTGTTTAGGGCATTTGACGAGGAAAGCTCTGGCCGGAGTGACCACCATGTTGTAGCTTCCGCCGAAAGCATTTCCGCAGAATTAGAGCGCAGCAGAACCGATCTCCTCTCTCGGCCTCCAGGAGAATCAACCCGAATGCTATACAATCATCTGAAGTGGTTTAAATCTAAGGATGCTGACAATCTGATGTCATGGAGCGGTTCTTTACTGTATGTCATCCAGTATGCCATCTGGAGATGCAACAAATGGTGCCGTGACCCCGCTGAAGTCTACATATGCATAGTCGACACGAGGAAGTTTCCTCGTGGACAGTTCGCTCGGGACAAGTCATTACTTCGAGTGTATCGTGATGCCCCTGAAGTTGATCCGAGTATGCGAAGCTTTTTCGATTTTCGACTAAGAAAAAACCCAGACTATGACAATGGGGAGTATCTCTCGCAAGGGGTTCTGCATCATGCTGGGCGGTCTAGTGTGGTGTCGTTAGAACAGCTCATCCAGGCGGGGTTATATGATCTTTATCCTGAATTTGCGGACGCTTCTGAGAGGGACTTATGGGCAAAACGTGTTGAGTTTCTTCGTTCAGCATGGTCCAAAGAGCATATGACAACCCGGCTCGACATACAACATGCAGTTAATATGGCCAGAGAGTGCTTCAATGGTTTCAATGCGCTTGATATAGCACTAGTGCTATTAACTCTCAAGGAGCGCAAGCTCCTCCTCATAGCAACAATGGGACCAGAGAGTCGAAAAATCTACCGTGATCTTGGCCCAGATGAGGTTCAACGGTATACCGACATCATGAAAAATATGATGGCAAAAGGCAGAGGCATTCCCATTGCTTTATTTGCTTTCGCTACCGATCGTCAGCTTGAAGAAATCTTCGAATGTTCATAG